Proteins found in one Epinephelus fuscoguttatus linkage group LG4, E.fuscoguttatus.final_Chr_v1 genomic segment:
- the plekhg7 gene encoding pleckstrin homology domain-containing family G member 7 translates to MSTLKHVILQEKDQDVEKKLDWSYIEWVENEDVSPGVANAQTQTDWGPPQHKECQTSNPIIMHIDLTRTHSKLRHTSLVDTEGLVAPLFQFDRQAPARISTSPTLRRMRSTRRPLMDTRDPVMMGSTREEPSSESTPSPTTPLSAGHRVKSPLAASPLSDGEICLDYQPMSSCGRQRTRSYRSKTFDNGITSTRQECHSAHPTLTNKFGFPDSGVQEKELYHSRLQERRRSSVVVSLPGLDVSPGDLFVSNGAADILNGSNFSDTKKLKWPFSRRSTTKGKSQTGTALDIAKYLSTLQIQDWRDSDLRRYKDYSLAEFLRDQSSQVSAESDPQGFKRHEAIWELFTSECVYFLDQLMVLKEVFLATLTNLQMRSCLTDVDSWRLFANLNELCLVSFGFLNNLLRVIKDTLEITEGGVPTLLELLSKAFQESICHCLQKYCLNYSAALLYLDSLKPREDFGSYVKWCERNEQCRRLHLRDLLVAPLQRLTRYPLLLRNIAKRCPAEEETRGLQIIAEQVDTSICDLEGKVKWLDNYQKVKQLRDALVWLPVWERDKRAFVPESLKHLLKAVTLENLITHRSLLHEGKMVLTENTKLIDVYLFLFDEFLLITKIKRNKKRSIGPEQNPLRMPQNLELDQFLKEGCTFTVLDQPVSLDRLQLKNIDQLNASTSGLPHSFIIMHQNRYQQCIGAFILQAASESAKRVWMSKIEGAVTALLKLDSQQPRVKSSSLWLESSQI, encoded by the exons ATGTCTACGCTGAAGCACGTTATTCTGCAGGAGAAAGACCAGGACGTGGAGAAGAAGCTGGACTGGAGTTACATTGAGTGGGTTGAGAATGAAGATGTCAGCCCAGGTGTGGCGAacgcacagacacaaacagactgGGGGCCTCCTCAGCACAAGGAGTGCCAGACCAGCAATCCCATCATAATGCACATAGATCTCACACGGACACACTCCAAGCTGAGACACACGTCCCTGGTGGACACTGAAGGCTTGGTCGCACCTTTGTTCCAGTTTGACCGGCAGGCCCCTGCCCGCATCTCTACATCTCCCACTTTAAGGAGGATGAGGAGCACCAGACGTCCCCTGATGGATACCCGGGATCCTGTCATGATGGGGAGCACTCGAGAGGAGCCTTCCTCTGAGAGTACGCCATCCCCCACAACCCCCCTGTCCGCAGGACACAGAGTCAAGTCTCCCCTTGCAGCGAGCCCCCTCTCTGATGGAGAGATCTGTCTCGATTATCAGCCCATGTCATCATGTGGCCGACAGAGAACCAGATCCTACAGATCAAAGACTTTTGACAACGGTATCACTTCCACGAGACAAGAATGTCACAGTGCTCATCCTACTCTTACTAACAAATTTGGATTTCCTGACAGTGGAGTGCAG GAGAAGGAGCTTTACCATAGCAG GCTTCAGGAAAGGAGACGGAGCTCGGTTGTGGTCAGCTTGCCCGGACTGGATGTTTCACCAGGGGACCTTTTTGTGTCCAATGGAGCAGCTGACATATTAAATGGCTCAAACTTCTCTG atacTAAGAAGTTAAAGTGGCCCTTTTCGCGGCGTAGTACG ACTAAAGGGAAGTCACAGACAGGCACAGCGTTAGATATTGCGAAATATCTCTCAACATTACAGATTCAGGACTGGAGAGACTCTGACCTTCGGAGGTATAAG GACTACTCTCTGGCGGAGTTCCTGCGGGACCAGTCTTCCCAGGTGAGCGCTGAGTCCGACCCTCAGGGCTTCAAGAGACACGAAGCCATCTGGGAACTCTTCACCAGCGAatgtgtttacttcctggatcaGCTCATGGTTCTCAAAGAG GTGTTTCTGGCTACACTCACAAACCTGCAGATGAGGAGCTGCCTGACTGATGTCGACTCCTGGAGGCTGTTTGCAAACCTCAATGAGCTCTGCCTG GTGAGCTTTGGTTTCCTAAACAACCTCCTCCGCGTCATCAAGGACACGTTGGAAATTACGGAGGGTGGCGTGCCCaccctgctggagctgctgagcAAG GCTTTTCAGGAGAGCATATGTCACTGCCTGCAGAAGTACTGCCTCAACTACTCCGCAGCTCTGCTTTATCTGGACAGCCTGAAGCCCAGAGAGGACTTTGGATCTTACGTGAAG TGGTGCGAGAGGAACGAACAGTGCCGGAGGCTGCATCTGCGCGACCTGTTGGTGGCGCCGCTGCAGAGGCTAACTCGATACCCGCTGTTGTTGCGGAATATTGCGAAGAGATGCCCAGCGGAGGAGGAGACCAGAGGCCTGCAGATTATAGCGGAGCAAGTGGACACATCTATAT GTGATTTAGAGGGGAAAGTCAAATGGCTGGATAACTACCAGAAGGTGAAACAGTTAAGAGATGCCCTGGTGTGGCTGCCTGTGTGGGAGCGAGACAAGCGCGCCTTCGTCCCTGAG AGTTTGAAGCATTTGTTGAAGGCTGTCACTCTGGAGAATCTAATTACTCACAGAAGCCTGCTGCACGAAGGGAAAATGGTGCTCACAG AGAACACAAAGCTCATCGATGTTTATCTGTTCCTGTTTGACGAATTCCTGCTGATCACAAAGATAAAGAGAAACAAGAAG CGCTCCATCGGTCCCGAGCAGAATCCCCTCAGGATGCCACAGAACCTGGAGCTGGATCAGTTCCTGAAAGAGGGATGCACCTTCACAGTTCTGGACCAGCCCGTCTCTCTGGACCGACTCCAGCTCAAGAACATCGATCAGCTCAATGCCTCAA CATCAGGGCTGCCTCACTCTTTCATAATCATGCACCAGAACCGCTACCAGCAGTGTATCGGTGCGTTCATCCTGCAAGCTGCGTCAGAGTCAGCCAAG AGGGTGTGGATGTCAAAGATAGAGGGCGCTGTGACGGCGCTGCTGAAGCTGGACTCTCAGCAGCCACGAGTCAAGAGCTCCTCACTGTGGCTGGAGTCGTCACAGATATGA